In Zingiber officinale cultivar Zhangliang chromosome 3B, Zo_v1.1, whole genome shotgun sequence, a single window of DNA contains:
- the LOC121967514 gene encoding chalcone synthase 2-like, protein MAKLVVSEIRRSQRAEGAAAVLAIGTANPPNVVYQADYPDYYFRITRSEHLTELKEKFKRMCDKSMIRKRHMYLTEEILKENPKMCAYMEPSLDARQDIVVLEVPKMGKEAAAKAIKEWGQPKSKITHLVFCTTSGVDMPGADYQLTKLLGLRPSVNRFMMYQQGCFAGGTVLRLAKDLAENNRGARVLVVCSEITAVTFRGPSDSHLDSMVGQALFADGAGAIIVGADPDPATERPLFELVSASQTILPDSEGAIDGHLREVGLTFHLLKDVPGLISKNIEKSLAEAFKPLGISDWNSLFWIAHPGGPAILDQVEAKLALDKNKMKATRDVLSEYGNMSSACVLFILDEMRRRSVEEGKATTGEGLEWGVLFGFGPGLTVETVVLHSVPIAAAH, encoded by the exons ATGGCCAAGCTAGTAGTGTCTGAGATTCGGAGGTCTCAGCGGGCGGAGGGGGCTGCGGCGGTGCTGGCCATCGGCACCGCCAACCCTCCCAACGTCGTCTACCAGGCCGACTACCCGGACTACTACTTCCGCATCACCAGAAGCGAGCACCTCACCGAGCTCAAGGAAAAATTCAAGAGAATGT GTGATAAATCGATGATCAGGAAGCGTCACATGTACTTGACGGAGGAGATCTTGAAGGAGAACCCGAAGATGTGCGCGTACATGGAGCCGTCGCTGGACGCCCGGCAGGACATTGTGGTGCTGGAGGTGCCGAAGATGGGGAAGGAGGCGGCGGCGAAGGCGATCAAGGAGTGGGGGCAGCCCAAGTCCAAGATCACCCACCTCGTCTTCTGCACGACCAGCGGGGTCGACATGCCCGGCGCCGACTACCAGCTCACCAAGCTCCTTGGCCTCCGCCCGTCGGTGAACCGCTTCATGATGTACCAGCAAGGCTGCTTCGCCGGCGGCACCGTCCTCCGCCTCGCCAAGGACTTGGCGGAGAACAACCGCGGCGCCCGCGTCCTGGTCGTCTGCTCCGAGATCACGGCGGTGACCTTCCGCGGGCCTTCCGACTCGCACCTCGACAGCATGGTGGGGCAGGCTCTGTTCGCGGACGGCGCCGGCGCGATCATCGTCGGCGCGGACCCGGACCCGGCGACTGAGCGGCCGCTGTTCGAGCTGGTGTCGGCGAGCCAGACGATTCTGCCGGACTCGGAGGGGGCGATCGACGGCCACCTGCGGGAGGTGGGGCTGACCTTCCACCTGCTCAAGGACGTGCCGGGCCTCATCTCCAAGAACATCGAGAAGAGCCTGGCGGAGGCGTTCAAGCCGCTGGGCatcagcgactggaactccctcttCTGGATCGCCCACCCGGGCGGACCCGCCATCCTCGACCAGGTGGAGGCCAAGCTAGCGCTCGACAAGAACAAGATGAAGGCCACGAGGGACGTGCTGAGCGAGTACGGCAACATGTCCAGCGCCTGCGTCCTCTTCATTCTCGACGAGATGAGGCGCCGCTCGGTCGAGGAGGGGAAGGCCACCACCGGCGAAGGGCTGGAATGGGGAGTTCTCTTCGGCTTCGGCCCCGGCCTAACCGTCGAGACCGTCGTCCTGCACAGCGTCCCCATCGCCGCCGCTCACTGA
- the LOC121967515 gene encoding SWI/SNF chromatin-remodeling complex subunit SNF5-like, with translation MAESNNNNNNSMAQQQQQQHQQLLMQQHQQQLFLMQQQQHQHQQQQFHLQQQQQLQQLQRQQQQQKQQSGQHQSPYSLLQQQQAISRFPSNIDAHLRAPGLRSLHFQGPAPPPSSSQPPSATNLHHHPPQAQPARPSGVGVGIGRPGNPLEVEMAQKDAMMVCNPDFKRPFASVEDAVLRLLPYHVVSDYEAEEDDRILDSDTTGQIYSRIQQWDNNILAKIAEFTTTFEKQVLAFNIMTRKRAQGEFRSEERLMIEQALLQEEKQALLGIRAEIESREKAGREAAEAKMRMAMAQAEHARAEAQAHAEMYARAPMRASAAGLTESGSGHDIVPEQGGNMDEIHGWGNAQREDEEPSEDFLNDENEPENGDTDAQGEWREAGELDLNSR, from the exons ATGGCGGAgtccaacaacaacaacaacaactcaatggcgcagcagcagcagcaacaacacCAGCAGCTTCTCATGCAGCAGCATCAACAGCAGCTCTTCCTCATGCAGCAGcaacagcaccagcaccagcagcaaCAGTTTCATCTGCAGCAGCAGCAACAGCTGCAGCAGCTACAGCGCCAGCAACAGCAGCAGAAGCAGCAATCGGGGCAGCACCAGTCACCCTATAGCCTCCTGCAACAGCAGCAGGCCATCTCTCGCTTCCCCTCCAATATCGACGCCCATCTCCGCGCCCCCGGCCTGCGTTCCCTCCACTTTCAGGGCCCCGCCCCGCCGCCTTCCTCCTCACAGCCACCTTCCGCTACGAATCTCCACCATCACCCTCCCCAGGCCCAGCCGGCGCGGCCATCTGGCGTGGGGGTAGGTATCGGAAGGCCAGGGAACCCCTTGGAGGTGGAAATGGCCCAGAAGGACGCCATGATGGTCTGTAACCCTGACTTCAAGCGGCCCTTCGCCTCCGTTGAGGATGCTGTTCTCAG GCTTCTGCCCTATCATGTGGTATCTGATTATGAGGCAGAAGAAGATGACAGAATTCTTGATAGTGATACCACTGGTCAGATATATTCACGGATTCAGCAATGGGATAATAACATTCTTGCAAAGATTGCAGAGTTCACGACTACATTTGAGAAGCAAGTCCTTGCTTTCAACATAATGACACGGAAGCGTGCTCAAGGAGAATTCAGGTCGGAGGAGAGACTTATGATCGAGCAGGCTTTGCTGCAAGAAGAGAAGCAGGCTCTATTGGGAATCAGAGCTGAAATTGAGTCTCGGGAGAAAGCTGGAAGGGAAGCAGCGGAGGCCAAAATGCGGATGGCAATGGCTCAGGCTGAACATGCTCGAGCAGAAGCACAAGCACATGCAGAAATGTATGCTCGTGCCCCCATGAGGGCAAGTGCTGCTGGCCTCACTGAATCTGGTTCTGGGCATGACATTGTGCCTGAACAGGGAGGTAACATGGACGAAATTCATGGGTGGGGAAATGCTCAAAGAGAAGATGAAGAGCCGTCCGAAGATTTCTTGAACGATGAGAATGAACCGGAAAATGGAGACACGGATGCGCAAGGTGAGTGGCGGGAAGCTGGGGAGCTGGACTTAAATTCTAGGTGA